Genomic segment of Ficedula albicollis isolate OC2 chromosome 3, FicAlb1.5, whole genome shotgun sequence:
ACTTGACTGTCCTCATGGCATaatagttgggttttttttttttcctttataccTAATTTATATATTCAGGAATATCCCGGGGTTTAGGAGACAGgcaaaatatttgctatttctctgctcatcctgcagaTGAGCCTTGGTGAACGCCAAACTCACGGTTTGCAGCAGGAGCGGAACCCAAAGCAACTTCCAACTTTAACCAGGTGGAAGGGGCATGCTCCAAAGTGACAGCTCCCTCCTCTACAGAAAATCATATCCCTCTGAGGTGAAGACAAACCTGCAACAAGAACAGAATATTTCCTTCCCCCTTAATTAATTCCCAACTGGCTTCTAGCCATTTGAAACAGAAGTGGTTAAAATGTGTTGGGAATTTTTCTCCAGGTGCACAAAAACCCCCTCCTAGCATCTCTTTCCCGTCTTACCTGGAGAAACCTGGAGTGCcaagaagaggagagaaaagaggaggtAAAGGATCTTCATGGCTGAGGATTTGCTGTGGCACTATTGGGAAAAGGACCAAGAAAGATGTAAGACAGTCCCTAGGATCTCCAGTCTCCTGAACTACACAAACACTGTgctaataaaaattacatttctattaattttatcttcaagCTTTCAAAAGTAATCAGTATAACCAATAGGAAATGCTTTCAAAAGTAATCAGTATAACCCATAGGAAATGCTGACTACTGTGCAGggcaaaatgttttcagaacatGAGATCATTAAGTTACTTCAATAGTTTGGTAGCTcagatttcttttctattttgcaaATAGTCCTTAGCCAgaacagaatcatggaatcccagaatggtttggattggaagaaACCTTgaagctcatcttgttccaaccccctggACTGAGACATCTTCACTGGACCAGACTGTTCAAAGTCCTGTCCTGCCCCATCTTGAATACTTCcataactttatttttagctAAATGATTTTGTCTAGTAAATAAACAACATAAGCAAAATTAGGTGATAATGCTGTAAAAATTTCAAacttcagggaaataaaaaaaaaagttcattttgtAATGTTTAAATTTATCAATGTTTAAATTTATCAGTTTATCAACATCTCCAGTCTTGGTCTACAGGCAGCAGTTCTAGAATGGAAGTGTACAATCAAATAAATTcccatttgaaaa
This window contains:
- the LOC101814600 gene encoding gallinacin-2, producing the protein MKILYLLFSLLFLALQVSPGLSSPQRDMIFCRGGSCHFGACPFHLVKVGSCFGFRSCCKPPWNVRNVDEPFIEEQ